From a region of the Myroides sp. JBRI-B21084 genome:
- the rpsL gene encoding 30S ribosomal protein S12, with product MPTIQQLVRKGRTQLTKKSKSVALDSCPQRRGVCTRVYTTTPKKPNSAMRKVARVRLTNGNEVNAYIPGEGHNLQEHSIVLVRGGRVKDLPGVRYHIVRGALDTAGVNGRTQRRSKYGAKRPKDAKK from the coding sequence ATGCCAACAATTCAACAATTAGTAAGAAAAGGGAGAACCCAATTGACTAAGAAGAGTAAATCGGTTGCTTTGGATTCATGTCCTCAAAGAAGAGGGGTTTGTACGCGTGTTTATACTACTACACCTAAAAAGCCAAACTCTGCAATGCGTAAAGTAGCGCGTGTACGTTTGACAAACGGTAATGAAGTAAACGCTTACATCCCAGGAGAAGGACACAATTTACAAGAGCACTCGATAGTATTAGTTAGAGGTGGAAGGGTAAAAGATTTACCAGGTGTTAGATACCACATTGTACGTGGTGCTTTAGATACTGCCGGTGTTAACGGTCGTACTCAAAGAAGATCTAAATATGGTGCTAAACGCCCTAAAGACGCAAAAAAGTAA
- the fusA gene encoding elongation factor G, whose amino-acid sequence MARDLKFTRNIGIAAHIDAGKTTTTERILFYTGKNHKIGEVHDGASTMDWMEQEAERGITITSAATTCTWAFPTDQGKKIAESQDYHFNIIDTPGHVDFTVEVNRSLRVLDGLVFLFSAVDGVEPQSETNWRLADNYKVPRMGFVNKMDRQGSNFLKVCQQVKDMLKSNAVPIVLPIGEEADFKGVVDLVKNRAIVWHEDTQGATFDIVEIPADMIDEVKQYRGQLIEEIAAYDENLLEKYMEDENSITEEEVHKALRAATLDMSIIPMTCGSSFKNKGVQFMLDAVCRYLPSPMDKEAIEGTNPDTDEPITRKPSVTDPFAALAFKIATDPFVGRLAFFRAYSGGLDAGSYVLNTRSGNKERISRIYQMHANKQNPIERIEAGDIGAAVGFKDIKTGDTLCDEKHPIVLESMVFPDPVIGIAIEPKTKADVDKMGMALAKLAEEDPTFTVRTDQASGQTIISGMGELHLDIIVDRMRREFKVEVNQGEPQVEYKEAFTRFADHRETYKKQSGGRGKYGDIVFKIGPADEVDGKPFVGLQFVNEVKGGNVPKEYIPAVEKGFRESMKQGPLAGFEMDSLKVTLIDGSYHAVDSDALSFELAAKMGYKESAKAAGAIILEPIMKLEVLTPEENMGDIVGDLNRRRGQINSMDDRNGAKVVKASVPLSEMFGYVTTLRTLSSGRATSTMEFSHYEQTPSNIQEEVIKKAKGNA is encoded by the coding sequence ATGGCTAGAGATTTAAAATTTACTAGAAATATTGGAATTGCTGCTCACATTGATGCTGGTAAAACAACAACAACAGAGCGTATCCTTTTTTATACAGGTAAAAACCATAAAATTGGTGAGGTTCACGATGGTGCTTCAACAATGGACTGGATGGAACAAGAAGCAGAACGTGGTATTACTATTACTTCGGCTGCAACAACTTGTACTTGGGCTTTCCCAACAGATCAAGGTAAAAAAATTGCTGAATCACAAGATTACCACTTCAATATTATCGATACTCCAGGACACGTTGACTTTACCGTTGAGGTAAACCGTTCATTACGTGTGTTAGACGGATTAGTATTCTTATTCTCTGCAGTAGACGGAGTTGAGCCGCAATCTGAAACTAACTGGCGTTTGGCTGACAACTACAAAGTTCCACGTATGGGATTTGTTAACAAGATGGACCGTCAAGGGTCTAACTTCTTAAAAGTTTGTCAACAAGTAAAAGATATGTTAAAGTCTAACGCAGTGCCAATTGTATTACCAATTGGTGAAGAAGCAGACTTTAAAGGTGTAGTAGATTTAGTAAAAAACCGTGCTATTGTATGGCATGAAGATACTCAAGGTGCTACTTTTGATATTGTAGAAATTCCTGCAGATATGATTGATGAGGTAAAACAATACCGTGGTCAATTAATCGAAGAAATTGCTGCTTACGATGAAAACTTGTTAGAAAAGTACATGGAAGACGAAAACTCTATCACTGAAGAAGAAGTACACAAAGCATTGCGTGCAGCTACTTTAGATATGAGTATCATTCCTATGACATGTGGTTCTTCATTCAAGAATAAAGGGGTTCAGTTTATGTTAGACGCTGTTTGTCGTTACTTACCATCTCCAATGGATAAAGAAGCGATTGAAGGTACTAACCCTGATACAGACGAGCCAATCACTCGTAAACCATCGGTTACTGATCCGTTTGCTGCATTAGCATTTAAAATTGCAACCGATCCATTCGTAGGTCGTTTAGCATTCTTCCGTGCTTATTCAGGTGGATTAGATGCAGGTTCTTACGTATTAAATACACGTTCAGGTAACAAAGAACGTATCTCTCGTATCTATCAAATGCACGCTAACAAGCAAAACCCAATCGAAAGAATTGAAGCTGGAGATATTGGTGCAGCTGTTGGTTTTAAAGATATTAAAACAGGAGATACATTATGTGACGAAAAACACCCAATTGTGTTAGAGTCTATGGTATTCCCTGATCCAGTAATTGGTATCGCTATTGAACCAAAAACAAAGGCCGATGTAGATAAAATGGGTATGGCTTTAGCTAAATTAGCAGAAGAAGATCCAACATTTACAGTGCGTACTGACCAAGCTTCTGGCCAAACGATTATCTCTGGTATGGGTGAGTTACACTTAGATATCATTGTAGATCGTATGCGTCGTGAGTTTAAAGTTGAGGTGAACCAAGGTGAACCACAAGTTGAGTACAAAGAGGCTTTCACGCGTTTTGCAGATCACAGAGAAACTTACAAAAAACAATCAGGTGGACGTGGTAAATACGGTGATATCGTATTTAAAATTGGACCAGCTGATGAGGTTGATGGTAAGCCATTTGTAGGTTTACAATTCGTGAACGAAGTAAAAGGTGGTAACGTTCCTAAAGAATATATACCAGCTGTTGAAAAAGGTTTCCGCGAGTCTATGAAACAAGGTCCTTTGGCAGGTTTCGAAATGGATTCATTAAAAGTTACTTTAATTGACGGTTCTTACCACGCGGTAGATTCTGATGCTTTATCATTTGAATTAGCTGCTAAAATGGGTTATAAAGAATCTGCTAAAGCTGCAGGTGCTATAATCTTAGAACCAATCATGAAATTAGAAGTGTTAACACCTGAAGAAAACATGGGTGATATCGTTGGTGACTTAAACCGTCGTCGTGGTCAAATCAATTCAATGGATGATCGTAACGGAGCTAAGGTTGTAAAAGCATCAGTGCCATTATCAGAAATGTTTGG
- the rpsG gene encoding 30S ribosomal protein S7 has protein sequence MRKRQAKKRPLLPDPKFNDQLVTRFVNNLMWDGKKSTAFKVFYDALEIVETKKQDEEKTSLEVWKDALTNVMPHVEVRSRRVGGASFQIPMPIRPDRKISMAMKWMILYARKRNDKSMASKLAAEILAAAKEEGAAVKKRMDVHKMADANKAFSHFRF, from the coding sequence ATGAGAAAAAGACAGGCAAAGAAAAGACCTCTTTTACCAGATCCAAAATTTAACGATCAGTTAGTAACACGTTTCGTAAATAACTTAATGTGGGATGGTAAAAAATCTACTGCTTTCAAAGTATTCTACGATGCGTTAGAAATCGTTGAAACTAAAAAGCAAGATGAAGAAAAAACATCTTTGGAAGTATGGAAAGATGCATTAACAAATGTTATGCCTCACGTTGAAGTACGTTCACGCCGTGTAGGTGGTGCTTCATTCCAAATTCCAATGCCAATTCGTCCAGATAGAAAAATTTCTATGGCGATGAAATGGATGATTCTTTATGCAAGAAAAAGAAACGACAAATCTATGGCTTCTAAATTAGCTGCTGAAATTTTAGCTGCTGCAAAAGAAGAAGGTGCTGCTGTTAAGAAAAGAATGGATGTTCACAAAATGGCAGATGCTAATAAAGCATTCTCTCACTTTAGATTTTAA
- the rlmB gene encoding 23S rRNA (guanosine(2251)-2'-O)-methyltransferase RlmB: MQNEHQIFGIRAVIEAINAGKEIDKVFIQKEAQGDLMQELMKTLKKNNVNFSYVPVEKLNKLSKFNNHQGAVASIAPIKFVSIETLVEGVLEQKEKPLFLILDQLSDARNFGAIIRTAECTGVDGIIIQKQGSAPVNGDTVKTSAGAVFNIPICKVDHIKDAVFYLQGSGITTVAATEKTENNIYDIDFNKGIAIIMGSEDKGVNPSVLKIIDEKAKLPMFGTISSLNVSVACGAFLYEAVRQRL; the protein is encoded by the coding sequence ATGCAAAATGAACATCAAATATTTGGAATTCGTGCAGTTATCGAAGCGATAAACGCAGGAAAAGAAATAGATAAAGTATTTATACAAAAAGAAGCTCAAGGCGATTTAATGCAAGAGCTAATGAAAACGTTAAAGAAAAACAACGTAAATTTTTCGTACGTTCCGGTTGAAAAATTGAACAAACTAAGCAAATTTAATAACCATCAAGGTGCAGTAGCATCTATTGCGCCTATTAAATTTGTATCGATAGAAACTTTGGTTGAAGGTGTTTTGGAACAAAAGGAAAAACCTTTGTTTTTAATTTTAGATCAATTGAGCGATGCACGTAATTTTGGTGCAATTATTCGTACCGCAGAATGTACGGGTGTTGATGGTATTATTATACAAAAACAAGGATCTGCACCTGTAAACGGCGATACGGTTAAAACTTCGGCTGGCGCGGTTTTTAACATTCCTATTTGTAAAGTAGATCATATTAAAGACGCTGTGTTTTACTTACAAGGTTCAGGAATTACAACTGTTGCTGCTACCGAAAAAACCGAAAACAATATTTATGATATTGATTTTAACAAAGGAATTGCTATTATTATGGGTTCTGAAGATAAAGGGGTAAACCCTTCGGTTTTAAAAATCATCGACGAAAAAGCAAAATTACCTATGTTTGGTACAATTTCATCGTTAAATGTATCTGTTGCTTGTGGTGCTTTTTTATACGAAGCCGTTAGACAGCGTTTGTGA